Proteins from one Arthrobacter sp. DNA4 genomic window:
- a CDS encoding LysM peptidoglycan-binding domain-containing protein yields the protein MGHSGRTGWSDAAIALAFLVLGILLCILGAGQLVQWQDAATHQQGWTVEVLLAAAATAVGLGLLLWWAFSMLAAGASVLLERLGRYRAAAAARRLSPAFMQRAVIAAFSMQLIAGAAAHAATNAPGPEWTPTHEQSSAASANPATAHVAPTPRQGAGPGMHLSVQPGPAEVPPPDREAASPAWQPAAALPTAATPNPGWQPASPVVEPGLLAAPETRTAAGAEPDPRKAIGGAAPVTVLAGDTLWDIVAAQLGPEASDVDIALEWPRWYAANRGLIGGSPDVLLPGQILQAPQAP from the coding sequence ATGGGACACTCAGGTAGGACCGGATGGTCGGATGCCGCCATAGCGTTGGCCTTTCTGGTGCTTGGAATCCTGCTCTGCATCCTGGGAGCGGGCCAGCTGGTGCAATGGCAGGACGCCGCCACGCATCAGCAGGGGTGGACCGTAGAGGTCCTCCTGGCAGCCGCCGCAACAGCAGTCGGCCTCGGACTTTTACTGTGGTGGGCATTTTCAATGCTGGCTGCTGGAGCCTCCGTCCTGCTGGAGCGGCTGGGCCGGTACCGGGCTGCTGCGGCCGCCCGCCGGCTCTCACCTGCATTCATGCAGCGGGCGGTGATTGCCGCCTTTTCGATGCAGCTGATAGCCGGCGCCGCGGCACATGCGGCCACCAACGCGCCGGGGCCGGAGTGGACACCCACGCACGAACAGTCCTCGGCGGCTTCCGCCAACCCTGCAACTGCGCACGTTGCTCCGACACCCCGCCAGGGCGCTGGCCCGGGCATGCATCTCTCTGTCCAACCGGGCCCCGCGGAGGTGCCACCACCGGACCGGGAAGCCGCGTCGCCGGCATGGCAACCCGCCGCGGCCCTGCCCACCGCCGCCACGCCCAACCCGGGATGGCAACCGGCCTCCCCGGTGGTGGAGCCAGGCCTGCTCGCCGCACCGGAAACCAGGACCGCCGCCGGCGCGGAGCCGGACCCACGGAAAGCGATTGGCGGGGCGGCCCCGGTGACCGTGCTTGCCGGCGACACACTATGGGACATCGTGGCGGCCCAGCTGGGGCCGGAGGCATCGGATGTGGACATAGCCCTCGAATGGCCCCGGTGGTACGCAGCGAACCGCGGACTGATCGGCGGGAGCCCGGATGTCCTGCTACCGGGACAGATCCTCCAGGCGCCGCAGGCGCCATAG
- a CDS encoding helix-turn-helix domain-containing protein, producing MPRFLTLADVAEQLQINSPAAYALVRSGELKAIQVGGRGQWRVEEKMLEQYIEERYAEASRMIQESRSKSV from the coding sequence ATGCCAAGGTTCCTCACGCTCGCAGACGTCGCCGAGCAACTCCAGATCAACTCCCCCGCCGCGTACGCCTTGGTCCGCAGCGGGGAGCTGAAGGCCATTCAGGTTGGCGGCCGCGGGCAGTGGCGCGTCGAGGAGAAGATGCTGGAACAGTACATCGAGGAACGCTATGCCGAGGCCAGCCGCATGATCCAGGAGTCCCGTTCGAAGTCAGTGTGA
- a CDS encoding winged helix-turn-helix domain-containing protein: protein MSATLSLDQARRIALAAQGLHKGRPTGPVTARAVGRTFARLQLVQIDSVNVLVRSHFLPFYSRLGNYDRDILQRMSASHPRRMFEYWAHEASYIRPEHYQDLLLWQKRAWVGASRMDPVLRDEVAARILAVLARSRPMTASELTSRIGHVEEKQADNWGWNWNAVKRVLEHLFEAGLVSAASRTGQFERRYTLTSKVLPDAAAAAGEKDPEAALRRLTDAAAQAHGIGSIRCFADYFRTPVKATALAVEHLVEQGRLEPVTVAGWNRKIFRHVDSLLPRRATGRALLSPFDSLVFERRRLSELFGFHYRIEIYTPEPNRRFGYYVLPFLLRDRIVARVDLKADRAGGRLLARAAFAEPDAPADTAVELAAELKLMGQWLGLPDVEVGPAGDLAARLAQELARP, encoded by the coding sequence TTGTCGGCAACGCTGAGCCTTGACCAGGCCCGGCGGATCGCGCTGGCAGCGCAGGGACTCCACAAAGGACGGCCCACCGGCCCCGTGACAGCACGGGCGGTGGGCCGTACCTTTGCCCGTCTCCAGCTGGTCCAGATCGACTCCGTAAACGTCCTGGTCCGCAGCCACTTCCTGCCCTTCTATTCCCGCCTTGGCAACTATGACCGGGACATCCTGCAGCGCATGTCCGCCAGCCACCCGCGACGGATGTTCGAATACTGGGCTCACGAAGCCAGCTACATCCGGCCGGAGCATTACCAGGACCTCCTTCTCTGGCAAAAGCGGGCCTGGGTGGGCGCGTCCCGGATGGACCCCGTGCTCCGCGATGAGGTTGCTGCCAGGATCCTGGCGGTCCTCGCCCGGTCCCGGCCCATGACGGCATCTGAACTGACGTCACGGATTGGGCATGTCGAAGAGAAACAGGCGGACAACTGGGGGTGGAACTGGAACGCCGTGAAACGGGTCCTTGAACACCTCTTCGAAGCGGGTCTGGTGTCGGCGGCCTCCCGGACCGGGCAGTTCGAGCGCAGGTACACGCTGACCTCCAAGGTCCTCCCGGATGCGGCCGCCGCCGCAGGGGAGAAGGATCCAGAGGCTGCACTCCGGCGCCTGACCGACGCGGCCGCCCAGGCCCACGGAATCGGCAGCATCCGCTGCTTCGCCGACTACTTCCGGACTCCGGTCAAGGCCACAGCCCTGGCTGTCGAGCACCTGGTGGAGCAAGGCAGGCTGGAACCCGTCACGGTGGCGGGCTGGAACCGGAAGATCTTCCGGCATGTGGATTCGCTGCTGCCGCGGCGTGCCACCGGCCGGGCGCTTTTGAGCCCGTTCGATTCCCTGGTCTTTGAGCGGCGGCGCCTTTCCGAACTGTTCGGCTTCCATTACCGGATCGAGATCTACACCCCGGAACCCAACCGGCGCTTCGGCTATTACGTGCTGCCCTTCCTGCTGCGTGACAGGATCGTGGCGCGGGTGGATTTGAAAGCAGACCGGGCCGGCGGCCGGTTGCTGGCGAGGGCCGCGTTCGCCGAGCCCGACGCACCGGCGGATACCGCCGTCGAACTTGCCGCCGAGCTCAAGCTCATGGGCCAATGGCTTGGCCTGCCGGATGTGGAAGTGGGGCCGGCAGGAGACCTTGCCGCCCGGCTGGCGCAGGAGCTGGCACGTCCGTAG
- the raiA gene encoding ribosome hibernation-promoting factor, HPF/YfiA family encodes MEFMISGRNLTVSDRFREYAGEKIAKIESLGDKIQRVDTKVSKETNARQTGDQLTVEVTVLGRGPVIRAEASAADKFAAFDLAYNKLLERLRRAKDRKKVHHGRHTPKAVREATASLEPASAHEPLYLEANRRSETAQAPEEKSPYDVENDIPAGSSPVLIRRKVFPAASMTLDDAVDNMELVGHDFYLFVDKATNTPSVVYRRRGWTYGVITLDHECEPGDTVVEEKVLAYRSDDAAATV; translated from the coding sequence ATGGAGTTTATGATCAGCGGACGAAATCTGACCGTTTCAGACCGGTTCCGCGAATACGCCGGGGAAAAGATCGCAAAGATCGAATCGCTTGGCGACAAGATCCAGCGGGTGGATACGAAAGTCTCCAAGGAGACCAACGCCCGGCAAACCGGCGACCAGTTGACCGTCGAAGTGACAGTCCTGGGCAGGGGCCCCGTAATCCGTGCCGAAGCGAGCGCCGCAGACAAATTTGCCGCCTTTGACCTCGCCTACAACAAGCTGCTTGAGCGCCTCCGGCGCGCGAAGGACCGCAAAAAGGTCCACCATGGCCGCCACACGCCCAAGGCCGTCCGTGAAGCAACCGCCTCCCTTGAACCAGCCAGCGCGCACGAACCGCTCTACCTCGAGGCCAACCGCAGGAGCGAAACAGCGCAGGCGCCGGAGGAAAAATCCCCCTACGATGTCGAGAATGACATCCCGGCCGGGAGCTCGCCGGTACTGATCCGGCGCAAGGTCTTCCCCGCTGCGTCCATGACCCTCGACGACGCCGTAGACAACATGGAGCTCGTCGGCCACGACTTCTATCTTTTCGTGGACAAGGCCACCAACACGCCGTCCGTGGTCTACCGCCGCCGCGGCTGGACCTACGGCGTCATTACCCTGGACCACGAATGCGAGCCAGGGGACACTGTCGTGGAGGAAAAGGTCCTTGCCTACCGCTCCGACGACGCAGCCGCCACTGTCTGA
- a CDS encoding Rv3235 family protein produces the protein MTAVTPARTAQRLAANTVNGGRALAKTASASTTAVTAGRSRAADPSSLRPVSEAAEVRAITRGTVQAAMEVLAGIRPIHQLARRLDPRCLASLQHRAALIRRELTRTGNPALARLHRNSTVRSVRVCEVAEGIYEASAVVVDDVRARAVAVRLERSKQVWRIVELVIG, from the coding sequence ATGACCGCAGTGACACCTGCCCGGACCGCCCAGCGGCTGGCTGCCAACACCGTAAACGGCGGGAGGGCCCTCGCGAAAACCGCGTCAGCGTCAACAACGGCGGTGACCGCAGGCCGGTCCCGCGCCGCGGACCCATCGTCCCTGAGGCCCGTCAGTGAAGCTGCGGAAGTAAGGGCCATTACCCGCGGAACGGTTCAGGCTGCCATGGAGGTCCTGGCAGGGATCCGTCCCATACACCAGCTGGCGCGCCGGCTGGATCCTCGGTGCCTGGCATCGCTGCAGCACCGGGCGGCCCTGATCAGGCGCGAACTTACCAGGACGGGCAATCCCGCCCTTGCCCGTCTACACCGGAACTCCACAGTCCGCTCCGTGCGGGTGTGCGAGGTAGCGGAGGGAATTTACGAGGCAAGCGCTGTCGTGGTGGATGACGTACGGGCACGTGCCGTTGCCGTCCGGCTTGAGCGCAGCAAGCAGGTCTGGCGCATCGTTGAACTCGTCATCGGCTAA